DNA from Podarcis muralis chromosome 13, rPodMur119.hap1.1, whole genome shotgun sequence:
AcaaaaagcagatgttctgctgctgagctatggcctgcCAAAGATGTGAGCTTTGGGTGGCTTCTAAATGAAGTGGCAGGACATTGACTTTTTGGCCTCCTGGCCCAAATGAGACAGATTCAGAAAATGGCTAATTGGGAACcttccttctgtttccttttccttttaagaaGCACAAATTCCCACTTAGGGAAAAAGAAAATCTTCCTAAGAGATCTGAAGAAAAAATATGATATTTTGTCttgttgttttgaaaataaaataaataggaggGCAtatcctccccctgccctgagtttattatttattggttGACGTTCCTGTTCAGTTGCGCTATTTTGGGGTCTGATTCCCGCCGTTCCTCTTCCCTGTACAGAAAAACCGCTACCCAGCAGAAGGAGAACACAAGCTAGAAACGCTGCCTGTGTTGTCCATGACTGCGGTGGAACTTGCCAACATCCAGGTAAAAGAGgcctcctcttccctcttctcccaTCGCCCCCACCCACAGGGAAACCAGTAGGTTCTCCTTTGCACCACAGCTAGTTGCCTTAAGCAAAATCTCTCCTAGTGGCTGCTTTAGGGAATACAGGCTTCCCATGGCTGGTCTCACTGGCCCCTCGCAGTAGCTGCAGTTCTCCCACTCTTTGTAGGTTCTAGGTTTCTGCCAGGTTTTGTGGCTCCAGCTCCCTCACACAGACAGCCTgagatgactcccaggctgcgcacacATCATACAGCCACGCTTTGTGCacgctgtacatttaaagcacgtggcctgtcccaaagaaccctggggactgtagtttgctaagggtgctgggaagcaTTGCTCtgttgactacagttcccaggggaaGCCGGGTGCATTAACCGCGTGGCCTCCAACTTCTCTTGGCACGATCCCCATTTAACGGAGCTGTTTCTTGGTTCCCCTTTGCAGCTCCACtcactccaaaatggctccctggCCCCAGTGGTGCACCCAGGTTTTCtatgtgggcagaggagggaaagAAACTTGCCTTATCAGATCTTtggtactgtctgcactgattggcagtggctcccaGGGTTTCAAGATAAGAAATCTCTCCTTCCCTGCCTGGAGAGGCTGataattgaacctgggatcttccccatgctaagtaccatatttttcgctctgtaagacgcaccagactacaagatgcacctagtttttggaggaggaaacaagaaaaaaaatattctgaatctcagaagccagaacagcaagagggatcggtgcacagtgaaagcagcaaatccctcttgctgttctggcttctgtgatagctgcgcagcctgcattcgctccataagacgcacacacatttccccttactttttaggagggaaaaagtgaatcttacagagcaaaaaatacggtagatgctaTAACCACTGAGCCGTGGGCCCTTTCCCTAATATATTTCCAGAATATATACAGACAAGGCAGCCTCTGCAGGTGGCCTGCTTTCCTGCCCCACCAAAATTCTTTCTCATACAGCCCCTCTTTCATGttcctctctcctcttcctcctgcaggtCTCTGCGGGTCTGGCTCGGCTCAGCTCCGACTTGCAGTGCTACCAACGCCACTTTGAGTGGCTGCGGAGGGcagccccactgctgctgcggccCATGGAGCACGACATCACCACAGTGCACAGCCGGCTGGAACGCCTCCTCAAAAGACTGGAGCACCTGGTAAGGCTTTGAGAGGAAGGAACAAATCCTGGGGGGTGGTCCCAATTGTGTGGGGTTGACTAGATGTGCCTGCAAGGCCCCTTCTGGCCCTATGAGCGCTTCCAGGCTGTCACTGCTTTGGGGTGCGATTCAGTCCCATACCAGCAAAATCAGGTTGTGGGGTTATAATTGGTTGGGATCTTGCACAGCAAAATGGCTTCCCCGAAAGATCGGACtttttgctgtaaggaaagtgatggggaaaatgcactgggaagccTGGGATGATCCTTGCTTTGTcaccttaggaacataggaagtcgcCCATCATCAGAAATAGGGAGGCTTAACATGGGCTACCTCAGAGCTTCTGTCCTTGCTCCAGAATGTCACAACTCACCCGCTTGTCTGCTTCTCCCCCAGATGACCAAGCTCAGCCTCTCACGGCCCAACGACCCTCTGCCAACCCTGCCAGCCCACGGCACCCACTGGTCTGTGGTTCAGGCAGGACACGCCATCGTCCACTCATTTCACCTCTACCTGGACTGGGCATCTCGCGTGCTGGTTCTGATCCGGAACAAGCTGTGAACGGCAAAGAAACTGAACCACCATGGGTATTTTGGAAAGCCTTCTCACGGACCTGGAACTCTTAGATGCTGCTTCAGCAATACCGGTGGAGGAGGgtgcaaggaaggaaagaaagtctATGAAACAGGGCGCCCCTGGATTCCTCTTCTGGGGGGCGCTGCAAGGGGGGATGCTGAGACCTAGGGCCCACTCACACACCCTTCCTACTCCGTGGGGGGTGCATCGTGAAACAAAAAGCAACTTCCCTTGCCCTTGGAAGGACACATTCTCCCTCAAGGCTTGGGGAAATGGtatggggaaaggggggcttcccCTTCTTCCAAGGACATTTTTGCCCTCTCCTGCTCCCTGTTAATGGAACACTATAATCTGTATGATAAGCATTGACCTGTGTCAAGTATCGGAGACCCCTTATAGGTATATTCGTGGTGGATAATCTGCCCGCAAAGCACCTTGCCCACCATGATTGTTCTTTCCCTACCACTAGATTGTGTGCTGCAATCTAGGGTGCCCTCTCAGCTTGTGCCCCACAGGTCTGGGCAGTGCCCCCAGGGAACTGAGCAGTGTGCGTGAGAAGATGCCGCAGTTCTGTAGGccgaggaggggaggagaggattcATTGAAGGCGGGAGGCTTGACCTCTCATTGGCAGCCATCCTGATTTCATCAATAGCCCCTGCCAGTTTCTGCCCCTTGTCCACCTGCAATCTAGTACCACCCCAAAAGTGTGGCCACAATCTAGCACAGAATCAATGGTTTTCAGCATTCCTCATACAGGGTGTCACtgcactacacacacacagatggaTTAATAGGGTAAGTAAGGGTGGTTGCTCTTGTCTTTTTAAAGATGCCTActattttaaagataagatagcgtAAAGGGCGTTGGACGCAACATTCAAAGGGGGCATCATTCCCCATTCTCACACAGCGAGGCAATGCTTCTTCTAAGATGCGATATCATGCGTGTCTTGTCTAAAAGCAAATGACGTTTGCTTTTTATCCCCTTTCAAAACTATTGTTACACATATACAGATTTATGCAGATTTCATCAGTTAATTATAGCTGGACGACCAATCAAAACTCAAGAGACAGAAAAGCTTTTAGACGTCTGAGGCACCTTTTCTCAAAAGAGATGTTCTTGTAGTTGGCAGTTGCTTTAGGCAGTAATTGAGTCTTACCTTTTGTTTCAA
Protein-coding regions in this window:
- the IL11 gene encoding interleukin-11, with translation MARNLLSDTKNLFNHFKNRYPAEGEHKLETLPVLSMTAVELANIQVSAGLARLSSDLQCYQRHFEWLRRAAPLLLRPMEHDITTVHSRLERLLKRLEHLMTKLSLSRPNDPLPTLPAHGTHWSVVQAGHAIVHSFHLYLDWASRVLVLIRNKL